CCTTCATACAGCTCTTTATTTTGTTCATTCCAGCGCTCTTCCTGTTCATAAAATGGTGTAATGACAGCAAGTTTTAAATCTGGAAACTCCTCTTGAAGCTCAAAGACCACTTCAGCTGTCCATATTTCTGCACCTAGCTGACCTGAAATGAGCACCCATTCCAGCCCGTTTTCAATGAGTGCCGCCAGCCTTTTCCGAAGTTCCGCTTTTATGTATTGAAGTGCAGGCTCGTCTTGTTTGAAGATCCCAAGCTCAAATGGCTTGTACCCTGTGACAGCAATAATTTTCATTTTTTCACCTGCTTTTAAAAAAAGGGACTTATAAAAGTCCCATTTCACTTTATCTGTTACAGCAAGGTCCACCGCAGTTAAAGTGTTGATG
This genomic stretch from Desertibacillus haloalkaliphilus harbors:
- a CDS encoding SLOG family protein, which codes for MKIIAVTGYKPFELGIFKQDEPALQYIKAELRKRLAALIENGLEWVLISGQLGAEIWTAEVVFELQEEFPDLKLAVITPFYEQEERWNEQNKELYEG